In a single window of the Streptomyces sp. NBC_00094 genome:
- a CDS encoding fic family toxin-antitoxin system, toxin component — MFLQIDLSWLLDTAQSEIPGDPEISDWGSLEAARARHAFRVMDIPVYEQPHHRAAALLEQLVRVPALEHSNELYGVVVAAAYLHACGHPVSVTAEEAIDLVERVAESRIDVRQVAAVLKEWTG; from the coding sequence GTGTTCCTGCAGATCGACCTCTCCTGGCTGCTCGACACCGCCCAGTCCGAGATACCCGGCGACCCGGAGATCTCCGACTGGGGCTCGCTCGAAGCGGCCCGCGCCCGCCACGCCTTCCGCGTGATGGACATCCCCGTGTACGAACAGCCCCACCACCGCGCGGCCGCGCTCCTGGAGCAGCTGGTCCGCGTCCCGGCCCTCGAGCACTCCAACGAGCTGTACGGCGTCGTCGTGGCCGCCGCCTACCTCCACGCCTGCGGGCACCCGGTGAGCGTGACGGCGGAAGAGGCCATCGACCTCGTCGAGCGGGTGGCGGAGTCCCGCATCGACGTCCGGCAGGTCGCCGCGGTGCTCAAGGAGTGGACCGGCTGA
- a CDS encoding TOPRIM nucleotidyl transferase/hydrolase domain-containing protein, protein MTEMQAFRDAVGAWASGGPGGPASDLAARLGVRTAVLLEGQSDFEAVEALAARRGRDLAAEGVCVVQMGGAMNVGRYAGLLGPPGLGLRLTGLCDEREQSYFDRGLERAGAPHQDVFVCAADLEDELIRALGTARVEEIVRTEGDLRPWQTFLHQPAQQGRTRERQLRRFLGTKKGRKIRYGRLLVEALEPGRVPDPLDDLLASL, encoded by the coding sequence ATGACGGAGATGCAGGCGTTTCGGGACGCGGTCGGCGCGTGGGCGAGCGGGGGTCCCGGCGGGCCGGCGAGTGACCTGGCCGCGCGCCTGGGGGTACGGACGGCGGTCCTGCTGGAAGGGCAGAGCGACTTCGAGGCCGTCGAGGCACTGGCCGCACGGCGCGGCCGGGACCTGGCGGCCGAGGGGGTGTGCGTGGTGCAGATGGGCGGGGCGATGAACGTCGGCCGCTACGCCGGTCTCCTCGGGCCGCCCGGCCTCGGCCTGCGCCTGACAGGACTGTGCGACGAGCGCGAGCAGAGCTACTTCGACCGCGGCCTGGAGCGCGCGGGGGCGCCGCACCAGGACGTCTTCGTGTGCGCGGCGGACCTGGAGGACGAGCTCATCCGCGCGCTGGGCACGGCACGGGTCGAGGAGATCGTACGGACCGAGGGCGACCTCCGTCCCTGGCAGACCTTCCTGCACCAGCCCGCGCAACAGGGCCGCACCCGGGAGCGGCAGCTGCGCCGCTTCCTCGGCACGAAGAAGGGCCGCAAGATCCGCTACGGCCGTCTGCTCGTCGAGGCACTGGAACCCGGCCGCGTACCGGACCCGCTCGACGACCTCCTCGCGAGCCTGTGA
- a CDS encoding VOC family protein has product MTARLHALCFDANDPTRLAAFWADFLGWERTDDPRDGIVLLPSDDTGFRMRFVAAEGPKEGPNQMHFDLTSTSLEDQQQVVERALGLGGRHIDIGQRPEEGHVVLADPEGNEFCVIAPGNSFLADCGFVGALASDGSQEVGYFWSKALDWPLVWDQDEETAIRSPHGGPKVTWGGPPVRTKTGRNRLHFDLAPPADGDQQAEVDRLVSLGAKRIDTGADAGAGVGIAMVDPDGNEFCVLTPR; this is encoded by the coding sequence ATGACCGCACGCCTCCACGCACTCTGCTTCGACGCGAACGACCCGACCCGGCTCGCGGCCTTCTGGGCCGACTTCCTGGGCTGGGAGAGGACCGACGACCCCCGTGACGGCATCGTGCTCCTGCCGAGCGACGACACCGGGTTCCGGATGCGGTTCGTCGCGGCCGAAGGGCCCAAGGAGGGCCCGAACCAGATGCACTTCGACCTGACGAGCACGTCGCTCGAAGACCAGCAGCAGGTCGTGGAGCGGGCTCTCGGACTCGGCGGTCGGCACATCGACATCGGCCAGCGCCCGGAGGAGGGGCACGTCGTACTCGCCGACCCCGAGGGCAACGAGTTCTGCGTCATCGCGCCGGGCAACAGCTTCCTCGCCGACTGCGGATTCGTCGGAGCGCTCGCGAGCGACGGTTCGCAGGAGGTCGGCTACTTCTGGAGCAAGGCGCTGGACTGGCCGCTGGTCTGGGACCAGGACGAGGAGACCGCGATCCGTTCCCCGCACGGTGGTCCGAAGGTCACCTGGGGCGGTCCGCCCGTGCGGACGAAGACCGGGAGGAACCGCCTGCACTTCGACCTCGCACCCCCCGCCGACGGCGACCAGCAGGCCGAGGTCGACCGCCTCGTGTCGCTCGGGGCGAAGCGGATCGACACCGGCGCGGACGCGGGCGCGGGCGTCGGGATCGCGATGGTCGACCCCGACGGAAACGAGTTCTGCGTCCTGACCCCCCGCTGA
- a CDS encoding RNA polymerase sigma-70 factor, which yields MSKVEEFEELRPLLFSIAYRILGSVSEAEDAVQEAWLRFDGSATLPTSTKAFLSATVTRISIDVLRSARVRREEYVGPWFPEPLLNDPYEDPARSAELADSVSMAALLLLERLSPLERAVFLLREVFGFGFEEVATAVGRSQAACRQLLVRARRHMDAGRPRFEADRQERQELAARFFDALKDGDVGGLQHLLAADVQLVGDSGGKTPQLARAVTGSQNVARLLGAVFPWLLRIDVTFAPREVNGQPGAVFRDPDGRILHIMALDILDGHIQTIRSVTNPDKLGHLGPVGDAWAVDSAVKQARRRTR from the coding sequence ATGAGCAAGGTCGAGGAGTTCGAGGAGCTGCGGCCACTGCTGTTCTCGATCGCCTACCGGATCCTGGGCAGCGTGAGCGAGGCCGAGGACGCGGTCCAGGAGGCATGGCTGCGTTTCGACGGCTCGGCCACCCTGCCGACGTCCACCAAGGCCTTCCTGTCGGCCACGGTGACGCGGATCTCGATCGATGTGCTGCGGTCCGCCCGCGTACGGCGGGAGGAGTACGTCGGGCCCTGGTTCCCCGAACCGCTGCTGAACGACCCCTACGAGGACCCGGCCCGGTCGGCGGAGCTCGCCGACTCGGTGTCGATGGCGGCGCTGCTGCTCCTGGAGCGCCTCAGCCCGCTGGAGCGGGCGGTCTTCCTGCTGCGGGAGGTGTTCGGCTTCGGCTTCGAGGAGGTCGCCACGGCGGTGGGGCGTTCCCAGGCCGCCTGCCGGCAGCTGCTCGTCCGGGCGCGGCGACACATGGACGCCGGACGGCCCCGCTTCGAAGCGGACCGGCAGGAGCGGCAGGAGCTGGCCGCGCGGTTCTTCGACGCGCTGAAGGACGGTGACGTGGGCGGGCTGCAGCATCTGCTGGCCGCCGACGTGCAGCTGGTCGGGGACAGTGGCGGCAAGACTCCGCAGCTGGCCCGGGCCGTCACGGGCTCCCAGAACGTGGCCCGGCTCCTCGGCGCGGTCTTCCCCTGGCTCCTGCGGATCGACGTGACGTTCGCGCCCCGCGAGGTGAACGGTCAGCCCGGCGCCGTCTTCCGGGACCCGGACGGCAGGATCCTCCACATCATGGCTCTCGACATCCTCGACGGGCACATCCAGACCATCCGCTCGGTGACCAACCCCGACAAGCTCGGCCACCTCGGGCCGGTCGGCGACGCCTGGGCGGTCGACAGCGCGGTGAAGCAGGCCCGCCGCCGGACACGCTGA
- a CDS encoding carboxymuconolactone decarboxylase family protein, producing the protein MDARLNLFASQITGKAFKHLMAAGKVLKESTLPAATQELVSLRVSQINGCAVCIDMHTKEAAAAGETSVRLNLVAAWREAKVFTEAERAALELAEEGTRTADAAGGVGDEVWARASHHYDEEQLNALVLLVAFMNLANRLNLITQQPAGDYKVGQLH; encoded by the coding sequence ATGGACGCGCGACTGAACCTCTTCGCCAGCCAGATCACCGGCAAGGCCTTCAAGCACCTCATGGCTGCGGGCAAGGTCCTCAAGGAGTCGACGCTGCCGGCCGCGACCCAGGAGCTGGTGTCCCTTCGTGTCAGCCAGATCAACGGGTGCGCCGTCTGCATCGACATGCACACCAAGGAGGCCGCCGCGGCCGGCGAGACCTCGGTGCGGCTCAACCTGGTGGCGGCGTGGCGGGAGGCCAAGGTCTTCACCGAGGCCGAGCGGGCCGCGCTGGAGCTGGCGGAGGAGGGGACCCGGACGGCGGACGCGGCCGGCGGGGTCGGCGACGAGGTGTGGGCACGCGCCTCCCACCACTACGACGAGGAGCAGCTCAACGCCCTGGTCCTCCTGGTCGCCTTCATGAACCTGGCGAACCGGCTGAACCTCATCACCCAGCAGCCCGCGGGCGACTACAAGGTCGGACAGCTCCACTGA
- a CDS encoding acyl-CoA thioester hydrolase/BAAT C-terminal domain-containing protein, translating into MELTERELIRPWEGVLITPSAGADAGVLVLAGSSGRIERERARILAEKGFAALAIRWFGGLGQSPGLCEIPLETFVDAVDVLRSGGARRIGILGASKGAEAALLTAVHDPRVDVVIALAPTSRVWCNVGPGHDGERLPYRSSWTWRGQPLPFVPMDESWTATQPSSGPVAIREWYELSEKTFRHLIAPAEIPVEKARADLLLVAGGDDAMWPSLPFAERLARRRRSAGAPARLITRHDAGHRPRLPGESRAPASPHFQYGGTPEADALLGAAAWRHILAMLGSGG; encoded by the coding sequence GTGGAACTGACGGAGCGCGAGCTGATACGTCCGTGGGAAGGCGTTCTGATCACTCCCTCCGCCGGCGCCGACGCCGGCGTCCTGGTCCTGGCGGGATCCAGCGGGCGCATCGAACGTGAGAGAGCGCGCATCCTCGCCGAGAAGGGCTTCGCGGCCTTGGCCATCCGCTGGTTCGGTGGGCTCGGACAGTCGCCGGGACTCTGCGAGATCCCCCTGGAAACCTTCGTCGACGCCGTCGATGTCCTCCGCTCCGGCGGGGCGCGCCGCATCGGCATCCTCGGCGCCTCCAAGGGGGCTGAGGCGGCTCTGCTCACCGCGGTGCACGACCCGCGCGTGGACGTGGTGATCGCGCTGGCGCCGACCTCGCGGGTCTGGTGCAACGTCGGACCGGGCCACGACGGCGAACGGCTGCCCTATCGATCGTCCTGGACATGGAGAGGGCAGCCGTTGCCTTTTGTGCCGATGGACGAGTCCTGGACGGCCACACAACCGTCAAGCGGTCCTGTCGCCATCCGTGAATGGTACGAACTCAGTGAGAAGACCTTTCGCCATCTCATTGCCCCGGCGGAGATACCCGTGGAGAAGGCCCGGGCTGATCTGCTGCTGGTCGCGGGTGGTGACGACGCGATGTGGCCGTCTCTGCCCTTCGCGGAACGCTTGGCGCGACGCCGCCGCTCGGCCGGCGCCCCGGCGAGACTGATCACCCGTCACGATGCCGGCCACCGGCCACGCCTTCCGGGTGAGAGCCGGGCGCCGGCCTCCCCGCACTTTCAGTACGGAGGCACACCCGAAGCCGACGCGCTCCTGGGCGCGGCAGCGTGGCGACACATCCTCGCCATGCTCGGCAGCGGAGGCTGA
- a CDS encoding response regulator transcription factor, whose translation MIRVLLADDQNLVRASFAMLVDTAPDMQVVGEAANGREAVELARTTRADLVVMDLRMPELDGIGATRLIAADEDLAGVKVLVLTTYDTDEHVVEALRAGASGFVVKDIRPAELLTAIRTVAAGEALLSPGPTARLIARTLALPQTPQTGGPEELTDRERQVLALVARGLNNTEIADTLGLSPLTAKTHVSRIMGKLAARDRAQLVIVAYESGLVVPGH comes from the coding sequence GTGATCCGGGTCCTGCTCGCGGACGACCAGAACCTCGTCCGCGCGTCGTTCGCGATGCTCGTCGACACGGCACCCGACATGCAGGTCGTCGGGGAGGCGGCCAACGGCAGGGAAGCCGTCGAACTCGCCCGTACGACACGGGCGGACCTCGTGGTCATGGACCTCCGGATGCCCGAGCTCGACGGGATCGGCGCGACCCGTCTCATCGCCGCCGACGAGGACCTCGCCGGAGTGAAGGTGCTGGTCCTCACCACGTACGACACGGACGAGCACGTGGTGGAGGCGCTGCGCGCGGGCGCGTCAGGGTTCGTCGTCAAGGACATCCGGCCCGCCGAACTCCTCACCGCGATACGCACCGTGGCGGCAGGGGAAGCCCTCCTGTCCCCCGGTCCGACGGCACGGCTGATCGCCCGTACCCTCGCACTCCCCCAGACCCCGCAGACCGGCGGCCCGGAAGAGCTCACGGACCGCGAGCGTCAGGTCCTCGCACTCGTCGCCCGCGGCCTGAACAACACCGAGATCGCCGACACGCTCGGCCTCTCGCCCCTCACGGCGAAGACCCATGTCAGCCGCATCATGGGCAAACTCGCCGCACGCGACCGGGCCCAACTCGTCATCGTCGCCTACGAATCCGGTCTCGTCGTCCCGGGTCACTGA
- a CDS encoding sensor histidine kinase: MDFAAALTRDPQAAPYPVRCDATAAAVFAVVAIALALTVDDGRRPDLLGWALLLAAHVPLAWRRKAPLPVLLAVVACVAPYHALDYMHLAPIPASMTALYSVASTSRPRNTVIVGLSVTSVTLTMQLFVNPHEMVELLRVSGWVIAMLVFGASIRLYRQLVAGVVERGRHEAERRVTEERLRIARDLHDLLAHSITLIGVQTSVAAHVLVADPDRLDRRALVQALDQIAETCRDARAEVRTTLDVLRAAPEGPLPDLASLPDLVRSSGADLTLRTGQTKVPAAVGAAAYRIVQESLTNAVRHGGPAADVRVDVGLHERVLTVRVTDRGTAAVGTGGSGYGILGMRERARSVGGTLDAGPRDGGGFEVRAALPLTVKEATA; encoded by the coding sequence ATGGACTTCGCAGCGGCCCTCACCCGCGACCCGCAGGCCGCGCCGTACCCGGTGCGGTGCGACGCGACGGCCGCCGCCGTCTTCGCGGTCGTCGCGATCGCGCTCGCCCTCACCGTCGACGACGGCCGCCGCCCCGACCTGCTCGGCTGGGCGCTGCTGCTCGCCGCACATGTCCCGCTCGCCTGGCGGCGCAAGGCCCCTCTGCCGGTGCTCCTCGCCGTGGTGGCCTGCGTCGCCCCGTACCACGCGCTCGACTACATGCATCTCGCGCCGATCCCGGCCTCGATGACCGCGCTGTACTCCGTGGCCTCCACGAGCCGGCCCCGGAACACCGTGATCGTGGGCCTCTCGGTCACCTCCGTCACCCTCACCATGCAGCTCTTCGTCAACCCGCACGAGATGGTCGAGCTGTTGAGGGTCTCGGGCTGGGTGATCGCCATGCTGGTCTTCGGCGCCAGCATCCGCCTCTACCGCCAGCTCGTCGCGGGTGTCGTCGAGCGGGGGCGGCACGAGGCGGAGCGTCGAGTCACCGAGGAGCGGCTGCGTATCGCGAGGGACCTGCACGATCTCCTCGCGCACTCCATCACCCTCATCGGTGTGCAGACGTCCGTCGCCGCGCACGTCCTGGTCGCCGATCCGGACCGTCTCGACCGTCGAGCCCTCGTCCAGGCGCTCGACCAGATAGCCGAGACCTGCCGGGATGCGCGGGCCGAAGTGCGCACGACGCTGGACGTGTTGCGGGCCGCCCCCGAGGGCCCGCTGCCGGACCTGGCCTCGCTGCCCGACCTCGTACGGTCCTCCGGCGCGGACCTCACCCTGCGGACGGGGCAGACGAAGGTCCCGGCGGCGGTGGGCGCGGCGGCGTACCGGATCGTGCAGGAGTCCCTGACCAACGCCGTACGTCATGGAGGTCCCGCTGCCGACGTACGGGTCGATGTCGGCCTCCACGAGCGAGTGCTGACGGTACGGGTGACCGACCGGGGCACCGCTGCCGTCGGCACCGGTGGTTCCGGATACGGGATCCTGGGAATGCGGGAGCGGGCCCGGAGCGTGGGCGGCACACTGGACGCGGGCCCGCGTGACGGCGGGGGCTTCGAAGTCAGAGCGGCGCTGCCGCTCACGGTGAAAGAGGCGACCGCGTGA
- a CDS encoding MMPL family transporter, with protein sequence MEGRRRIVGWGVLALWVIVIALAAPLAGKLGDVQRDRAVDYLPASADSTQVAEITERMPGGDSTDLVLVYHRDGGLTPADEATAAREVAQVAAEHPLASPPRPVPSEDGTTLLYAVSSTEPGTDEAARDAFVHAVRERVSGEVGGPGALATDAGEVYASLDGPLLYTTVAVVAILLIVIYRSPFLWLVPLLVAGVADYLSMAVTYALHQGFDISVSGQSTGVMTILVFGAGTDYALLLVSRYREELRRTPRPYDAMTAALRGCGPAVLASCGTVALGMLCLLAADMNSSRGMGPTAAVGVVCALVAMMTLLPALLVVLGRRVFWPLIPAYGSKPKAARRSLFAAMGSSAGRRPLAVLIAGAAALAALALGALNLPGALKQEDSFSTTPEAVAAMKTLATAYPQTGTQPITVIAPAADSSSALRTARRTEGVAKAELGRTGDGWTEISVLASHPPQSTGETATIRELRSALGDGVYVGGPSAEQLDMADTSARDRTLVIPLVLAVVLIVLALLLRSLVAPLLLVAAVVAVWGAALGIGGLVFEALFGFEGTDPGLALLSFVFLVALGVDYGIFLMHRMREECLNGTATGTAALTALRTTGGVIASAGLVLAATFAVLVNMPMVQLAELGFVIAIGVLLDTFLVRTYLVTSASVLLGRTVWWPGPLAKQDGAESVAGAGAASGDGAGAGVESRSESGSASESGTGSGSESTPVRV encoded by the coding sequence ATGGAGGGCCGTAGGAGAATCGTCGGCTGGGGGGTGCTGGCCCTGTGGGTGATCGTGATCGCCCTCGCCGCACCCCTCGCCGGAAAGCTCGGCGACGTCCAGCGTGACCGCGCCGTCGACTACCTGCCCGCGAGCGCCGACTCGACGCAGGTCGCGGAGATCACCGAGCGGATGCCCGGTGGAGACTCCACCGACCTCGTGCTCGTCTACCACCGCGACGGCGGGCTGACCCCCGCCGACGAGGCCACCGCCGCGCGGGAGGTCGCGCAGGTCGCCGCCGAGCACCCGCTCGCTTCGCCCCCGCGGCCCGTCCCCTCCGAGGACGGCACCACTCTGCTGTACGCCGTGTCCAGCACCGAACCCGGTACGGACGAGGCGGCAAGGGACGCGTTCGTCCACGCCGTCCGCGAGCGTGTGAGCGGTGAGGTCGGCGGCCCCGGCGCGCTCGCCACCGACGCCGGCGAGGTCTACGCCTCCCTCGACGGCCCGCTCCTCTACACGACCGTCGCGGTCGTCGCGATCCTCCTGATCGTCATCTACCGCAGCCCCTTCCTCTGGCTCGTCCCGCTGCTCGTCGCCGGTGTCGCCGACTACCTCTCCATGGCCGTCACCTACGCGCTCCACCAGGGCTTCGACATCAGCGTCTCCGGCCAGAGCACGGGCGTGATGACGATCCTCGTCTTCGGCGCGGGCACCGACTACGCGCTGCTCCTCGTCTCCCGCTACCGCGAGGAACTGCGCCGTACCCCGCGCCCGTACGACGCCATGACCGCCGCCCTGCGCGGCTGCGGGCCCGCCGTCCTGGCCTCCTGCGGGACCGTGGCCCTCGGCATGCTCTGCCTGCTCGCCGCCGACATGAACAGCAGCCGGGGCATGGGACCCACCGCAGCCGTCGGCGTGGTGTGCGCACTCGTCGCGATGATGACGCTGCTCCCCGCCCTTCTCGTCGTCCTCGGCCGGCGCGTGTTCTGGCCGCTGATCCCGGCGTACGGGAGCAAGCCGAAGGCCGCGCGCCGTTCCCTGTTCGCCGCCATGGGCTCCTCCGCCGGGCGGCGTCCCCTCGCCGTCCTGATCGCGGGCGCCGCCGCTCTGGCCGCTCTCGCCCTCGGGGCGCTGAACCTGCCCGGGGCTCTCAAGCAGGAGGACTCCTTCAGCACCACCCCCGAGGCCGTCGCGGCCATGAAGACGCTGGCCACCGCCTACCCGCAGACGGGTACCCAGCCCATCACCGTCATCGCCCCGGCAGCCGACTCGTCCAGCGCCCTGCGGACCGCGCGGCGGACCGAGGGCGTCGCCAAGGCCGAACTCGGCCGCACCGGCGACGGCTGGACCGAGATCTCCGTCCTCGCCTCCCACCCGCCGCAGTCCACCGGCGAGACCGCGACCATCAGAGAGCTGCGTTCCGCGCTCGGAGACGGCGTGTACGTCGGCGGGCCCAGCGCCGAGCAACTCGACATGGCCGATACCAGCGCGCGTGACCGCACCCTCGTCATCCCGCTCGTCCTGGCCGTCGTACTGATCGTGCTGGCCCTGCTGTTGCGCAGCCTCGTCGCGCCGCTGCTCCTGGTCGCCGCGGTCGTCGCCGTCTGGGGTGCGGCCCTCGGCATCGGCGGTCTCGTCTTCGAGGCGCTCTTCGGATTCGAGGGCACCGACCCGGGCCTGGCCCTGCTCTCCTTCGTGTTCCTCGTCGCCCTCGGCGTCGACTACGGCATCTTCCTGATGCACCGGATGCGCGAGGAATGCCTGAACGGTACGGCAACGGGCACCGCGGCCCTGACAGCGCTGCGCACGACCGGTGGGGTGATCGCCTCGGCCGGGCTCGTCCTCGCCGCCACCTTCGCGGTCCTCGTCAACATGCCGATGGTGCAGCTCGCGGAGCTCGGATTCGTCATCGCGATCGGTGTCCTGCTCGACACCTTCCTGGTTCGTACGTATCTCGTGACGAGCGCGAGCGTGCTGCTCGGTCGCACGGTGTGGTGGCCGGGGCCGCTGGCCAAGCAGGACGGGGCCGAGAGTGTGGCCGGGGCCGGGGCTGCGTCGGGTGATGGGGCTGGGGCCGGCGTTGAGTCCCGGTCTGAGTCCGGGTCTGCGTCTGAGTCCGGGACCGGATCCGGGTCCGAGTCGACGCCCGTACGGGTCTGA
- a CDS encoding HutD family protein — translation MHHFDVDSLTAGRWLNGGGATREIASRPVGSDAFGWRASVADIDRDGPFSAFPGVDRTLTLLAGDGVRLVSPGEFDQALVRAGEPFGFSGDLSLTAELPGGACRVLNIMVRRGRWTARVERVVGPVVPPAGHSGVLYVLNGRWQTGADGHVLASGQGLWWDGDASDGAVVAPLSPGDAALWADIAPAPVG, via the coding sequence ATGCACCACTTCGATGTCGATTCGCTGACCGCGGGCCGGTGGCTCAACGGTGGGGGTGCGACGCGAGAGATCGCCTCGCGACCGGTGGGGTCCGACGCGTTCGGGTGGCGCGCGAGTGTCGCGGACATCGACCGGGACGGGCCGTTCTCGGCGTTCCCGGGCGTCGACCGGACGCTCACGCTGCTGGCGGGCGACGGTGTGCGGCTGGTCAGTCCTGGGGAGTTCGATCAGGCCTTGGTACGCGCCGGAGAACCGTTCGGCTTCTCCGGCGACCTCTCGCTGACCGCCGAGCTGCCGGGCGGCGCCTGTCGGGTGCTCAACATCATGGTGCGGCGCGGTCGATGGACGGCCCGGGTGGAGCGTGTCGTCGGCCCCGTCGTCCCGCCCGCCGGGCACAGCGGCGTGCTCTACGTGCTGAACGGCCGTTGGCAGACGGGCGCCGACGGGCACGTCCTGGCATCCGGGCAGGGCCTGTGGTGGGACGGCGACGCGTCGGACGGAGCCGTCGTCGCACCGCTCTCGCCCGGCGACGCTGCCCTGTGGGCGGACATCGCACCGGCACCGGTGGGGTGA